One genomic region from Zalophus californianus isolate mZalCal1 chromosome 14, mZalCal1.pri.v2, whole genome shotgun sequence encodes:
- the CRYBB3 gene encoding beta-crystallin B3, whose protein sequence is MAEQHGAPEQAATGKSHGGLGGSYKVIVYEMENFQGKRCELSAECPSLTESLLEKVGSIQVESGPWLAFERRAFRGEQFVLEKGDYPRWDAWSNSHHSDSLLSLRPLHIDGPDHKLHLFENPAFSGRKMEIVDDDVPSLWAHGFQDRVASIRAINGTWVGYEFPGYRGRQYVFERGEYRHWNEWDANQPQLQSVRRIRDQKWHKRGCFLSS, encoded by the exons ATGGCAGAACAGCACGGAGCGCCGGAGCAGGCTGCAACTGGCAAGAGCCATGGAGGCCTTGGAGGCAGCTACAAG GTGATCGTGTATGAAATGGAGAACTTCCAGGGTAAGCGATGCGAGCTCTCAGCCGAGTGCCCCAGCCTGACAGAGAGCCTGCTGGAGAAGGTGGGCTCCATCCAGGTGGAGTCTGGGCC GTGGCTGGCGTTTGAGCGCAGAGCCTTCCGTGGGGAGCAGTTTGTCCTGGAGAAGGGGGACTACCCTCGCTGGGACGCCTGGTCCAACAGCCACCACAGTGACAGCCTCCTGTCCCTCCGGCCTCTGCACATC GATGGCCCGGATCACAAGCTGCACCTGTTCGAGAACCCAGCCTTCAGCGGCCGCAAGATGGAAATAGTGGACGACGACGTGCCCAGCCTCTGGGCTCATGGCTTCCAGGATCGCGTGGCGAGCATCCGGGCCATCAATGGAAC GTGGGTTGGCTATGAGTTCCCCGGCTACCGCGGGCGCCAGTACGTGTTCGAGCGCGGCGAGTACCGCCACTGGAACGAGTGGGACGCCAACCAGCCGCAGCTGCAGTCTGTGCGCCGCATCCGGGACCAGAAGTGGCACAAGCGGGGCTGCTTCCTCAGCAGCTGA